In a genomic window of Sardina pilchardus chromosome 20, fSarPil1.1, whole genome shotgun sequence:
- the LOC134067697 gene encoding cytochrome P450 1B1-like: protein MALLDPDYAVKGSSSIIREWSGQVQPALIACFVFLFCLEACLWVRNLRLKRRLPGPFAWPVVGNAMQLGQMPHIAFSKLAKKYGNVYQIRLGCNDIVVLNGDYAIRQALIQHSTEFAGRPNFASFQTISGGKSMVFASYSKQWKMHRRVAHSTLRAFSSANSQTKRAFEQHVAGEAMELVQSLLRLSRDGRYFDPSHEFTVAAANIICALCFGKRYGHDDPEFRTLLSRVEKFGETVGAGSLVDVMPWLQSFPNPVRSVYLNFKSINEEFFAYVKSKVVQHRNTFNPEVTRDISDAIINIIEHGKESTLTKDYVEGTVTDLVGAGQDTVSTALSWIVLLLVKYPHHQTQLQEHIDKVVGRDRLPSIEDKSRLACLDAFIYETMRYTSFVPVTIPHSTTADVTFEGLHIPKDTVVFINQWSVNHDPQKWKDPHIFDPSRFLDADGNLDKDLTSSVMIFSAGKRRCIGDQIAKVEVFLFTAILLHQCTFEHNPAQALTMDCSYGLTLKPLQCTITAKLRGKLLGLVSPA, encoded by the coding sequence ATGGCACTGCTGGATCCAGATTATGCAGTGAAAGgtagcagcagcatcatcaggGAATGGAGTGGGCAGGTACAGCCGGCTCTCATTGCCTGCTTTGTGTTCCTCTTCTGCCTGGAGGCTTGCCTGTGGGTACGCAACCTGAGACTCAAAAGGAGGCTGCCAGGACCGTTCGCCTGGCCAGTGGTGGGCAATGCCATGCAGCTTGGCCAGATGCCCCACATCGCCTTCTCCAAGCTGGCAAAGAAGTACGGCAACGTCTACCAGATCCGGCTGGGCTGTAATGACATTGTGGTGCTGAACGGCGACTACGCTATCCGCCAGGCACTCATCCAGCACAGCACTGAGTTTGCTGGCAGACCAAACTTCGCCTCCTTCCAGACGATCTCCGGCGGCAAGAGCATGGTGTTTGCCAGCTACAGCAAGCAGTGGAAGATGCATCGCAGAGTGGCCCACTCCACGCTGCGCGCCTTCTCCTCGGCCAACAGCCAGACCAAGAGGGCTTTCGAGCAGCACGTGGCCGGCGAGGCCATGGAGCTCGTCCAGAGTCTCCTCCGCCTCAGCAGAGATGGACGCTACTTTGACCCATCACACGAGTTCACCGTGGCCGCTGCCAACATCATCTGCGCCCTCTGCTTCGGCAAGCGCTACGGGCACGACGACCCGGAGTTCAGGACCCTGCTCAGCCGGGTGGAGAAGTTCGGGGAGACGGTGGGCGCCGGGAGCCTGGTGGACGTCATGCCCTGGCTGCAGTCATTCCCCAACCCTGTGCGCAGCGTCTACCTGAACTTCAAAAGCATCAACGAGGAGTTCTTTGCCTATGTGAAGAGCAAGGTGGTCCAGCACAGGAACACCTTCAACCCTGAGGTGACCAGGGACATAAGTGATGCCATTATCAATATCATAGAGCATGGGAAAGAAAGCACATTGACCAAAGACTATGTTGAAGGCACAGTAACAGACCTTGTAGGTGCTGGGCAGGATACTGTATCAACTGCTTTGAGCTGGATAGTGCTGCTTTTGGTCAAATACCCGCACCACCAAACTCAGCTGCAGGAACACATCGATAAAGTGGTCGGCCGCGACCGGCTGCCCTCCATCGAGGACAAGAGCAGGCTGGCGTGCCTGGACGCCTTCATCTACGAGACCATGCGCTACACCAGCTTCGTGCCCGTCACCATCCCCCACTCCACCACCGCCGACGTCACCTTCGAGGGCCTCCACATCCCCAAGGACACCGTCGTGTTCATCAACCAGTGGTCCGTCAATCACGACCCCCAGAAGTGGAAGGACCCCCACATATTTGACCCCTCGCGCTTCCTGGACGCGGACGGCAACTTGGATAAGGACCTGACCAGCAGCGTCATGATCTTCTCAGCGGGAAAGAGGAGGTGCATCGGGGACCAGATCGCCAAGGTGGAGGTCTTTTTATTTACGGCCATCTTACTGCACCAGTGCACGTTTGAACACAACCCTGCACAAGCCCTGACCATGGACTGCTCTTACGGTCTGACTCTGAAGCCCCTCCAGTGCACAATCACAGCCAAACTCAGAGGCAAGCTGCTCGGCTTGGTGTCGCCGGCATGA
- the LOC134067919 gene encoding cytochrome P450 1B1-like, whose amino-acid sequence MALLDPDYAVKGSSSIIREWSGQVQPALIACFVFLFCLEACLWVRNLRLKRRLPGPFAWPVVGNAMQLGQMPHIAFSKLAKKYGNVYQIRLGSSDIVVLNGHAAIRKALLQHAAEFAGRPNFLSFQFVSGGNSLTFNSYSKQWKTHRKIAQSTIRAFSSANSETKKAFEQHIVAEALDLVKSFSQLSDDGRCFNPGHPLTVAAANVICALCFGKRYVHDDQEFRTLLTQVDKFGETVGAGSLVDVMPWLQSFPNPVRSLFQNFKDLNEEFFSFVKDKVVHHRETYSPGVTRDMSDAIMEVIEMQQDDIGLTPAHTESTVSDFIGAGLDTVSTCLHWSLLLLAKYPDIQTKLQDSIDKVVGRDRLPSIEDKSRLACLDAFIYETMRYTSFVPVTIPHSTTADVTFEGLHIPKDTVVFINQWSVNHDPQKWKDPHIFDPSRFLNEDASLDKDLTGSVMIFSAGKRRCIGDQIAKVEVFLFTAILLHQFTFERDPTQELSLNCSYGLTLRPLDYRICAKLRGEHVKMA is encoded by the coding sequence ATGGCACTGCTGGATCCAGATTATGCAGTGAAAGgtagcagcagcatcatcaggGAATGGAGTGGGCAGGTACAGCCGGCTCTCATTGCCTGCTTTGTGTTCCTCTTCTGCCTGGAGGCTTGCCTGTGGGTACGCAACCTGAGACTCAAGAGGAGGCTGCCAGGACCGTTCGCCTGGCCAGTGGTGGGCAATGCCATGCAGCTGGGCCAGATGCCCCACATCGCCTTCTCCAAGCTGGCAAAGAAGTACGGCAACGTCTACCAGATCCGCCTTGGGTCTAGCGACATTGTGGTTCTGAATGGCCACGCCGCCATCAGGAAGGCTCTGCTCCAGCACGCCGCTGAGTTTGCGGGCCGACCAAACTTTCTGTCTTTTCAATTTGTGTCGGGGGGCAACAGTTTGACTTTCAACAGCTACAGCAAACAGTGGAAGACGCACCGCAAGATCGCTCAGTCCACCATCCGGGCATTCTCCTCGGCAAACAGCGAAACGAAAAAAGCCTTCGAGCAGCACATCGTGGCTGAGGCTTTGGACCTGGTGAAGTCCTTCTCCCAGCTCAGTGACGACGGGCGCTGCTTCAACCCTGGCCACCCACTCACCGTGGCCGCTGCCAATGTCATCTGCGCCCTCTGCTTTGGGAAGCGCTACGTGCATGACGACCAAGAGTTCAGGACCCTGCTCACCCAGGTAGATAAGTTCGGGGAGACGGTGGGCGCCGGGAGCCTGGTGGATGTCATGCCCTGGCTGCAGTCCTTCCCCAACCCTGTGCGCAGTCTCTTCCAGAACTTCAAGGACCTCAACGAGGAGTTCTTCTCCTTCGTCAAGGACAAGGTGGTGCACCATCGGGAGACCTACAGCCCCGGGGTGACCAGAGACATGAGTGATGCCATCATGGAGGTGATTGAGATGCAACAAGACGATATCGGTCTCACTCCGGCTCACACGGAGAGCACAGTTTCAGATTTCATAGGTGCAGGGCTGGACACTGTTTCGACCTGCCTCCATTGGAGTCTCCTTCTCCTCGCCAAATACCCAGACATCCAGACCAAGCTCCAGGACAGCATCGATAAAGTGGTCGGCCGCGACCGGCTGCCCTCCATCGAGGACAAGAGCAGGCTGGCGTGCCTGGACGCCTTCATCTACGAGACCATGCGCTACACCAGCTTCGTGCCCGTCACCATCCCCCACTCCACCACCGCCGACGTCACCTTCGAGGGCCTCCACATCCCCAAGGACACCGTCGTGTTCATCAACCAGTGGTCCGTCAATCACGACCCCCAGAAGTGGAAGGACCCCCACATATTTGACCCCTCGCGGTTCTTGAACGAGGACGCCAGCCTTGACAAAGACCTCACCGGCAGCGTTATGATCTTCTCAGCGGGAAAGAGGCGCTGCATCGGAGATCAGATCGCCAAGGTGGAGGTCTTCTTGTTTACAGCAATCCTCCTGCACCAGTTCACTTTTGAGCGCGACCCAACGCAGGAGCTGAGTTTAAACTGCTCATATGGGTTAACTCTAAGGCCACTTGACTACAGGATCTGCGCCAAGCTCAGAGGGGAACATGTTAAGATGGCATAA